A window of Plodia interpunctella isolate USDA-ARS_2022_Savannah chromosome 3, ilPloInte3.2, whole genome shotgun sequence genomic DNA:
aacaaaagaaaaaaaatctaggaGTCCTTAATAGGAGACTGAGAAGGCAAATGGCTTTcgctaatatttttaacttagtAATAAATTGTGCCCCAGGTGTGCGGAGACACCAGCGTGTGGAAGCCTTCAGACACGACGCCCCTGGTGGCGGTGGCCGTCACGAAGATCGTAGAGGGCGTCCTCAAGAAGAACGACATTCCTGGCGCCGTCGCGGCGCTGTGCGTCGGCGGCAAGGACGTCGGCCGACAGCTGGTCAGGGACAAGAGGATCAAGCTCGTCTCCTTTACTGGCAGCACTGCTGTGGGACAAGAGGTAAAGtcaatcacacagattgagttaccAAAGTGAATTCGGACTAACATTGATACTTCATGACAAGTGACATTTATGAGTAGCGACGTAACGACTATTGAGTATTGATAGTAGTTACTTTACAGACGAGTGCCATTTTGTAATACAAGCTGTTTTACCGACAATACGATAGCTAAATTGACAATAAAGTTACACTGTCTGTTTTGTACCTGAAATGCGCAAATAAACATCGACAGTGTCGGAAGGCCAACAGCGAGATGGGTAGATGACATCATCAAAGTCACAGTCTCAATTAGCACAGGATATAGAATATTGGCGTAAAAGAAGAGGGGTAGCAAAAGGCCTGAGgtgatatagataaacatccaatacccatcaataatattaataaacaatttcagGTGGGAGTGGAAGTCCAGCGTCGCTTCGGGCGCCACCTGCTGGAGCTGGGCGGCAACAACGCCATCATCGTCAATTCCGACGCCAACCTCGACTTGCTCCTCTCCGCCGCGTTATTCGCCTGCGCTGGCACGGCCGGCCAGAGGTGTACCACTACTAGAAGACTGCTTATACATAAAAAGGTAGggatatatattgatttatattggTCGGACAACTAAGGACCGCGCAAAGTGGAGCACGAGtaaagcggatcctgggctccaacgcatATTGGCGATCTTACTTCGTCATCATCTTCCTTCAAATCATTGTAAAATGATCCCTCTGTATTGTTTAAATCTATAACTTTTCAATGATTctaattataactattttatcaagatattttttaaaatgtttttcccCATAATCAaagactttaatttttatacaatagtATAGTTATCATCGAGTCAAATCATATACTTTATTCCATatcagaacaaaaaaaattgtgggaCTTGTGACAGCGGCCCTAGTGACGTCATTTATGTTGTAATCAAAGACAGAAAAATtctaaatgctaataaaaatataattgatcaattaaagtgacatttgattatcgtaaacacgataatcaaatgtcacttcaaattcacataatgaaaccattatgtgaatgcatttataaattttactttaaacaacttgcccagcagtgggacacaaaatacaggctataaaaataactttacaaAACTACCCTATTCTGACCTTGTCACCTAACCTAAAATTTACGTGTCTTGAAATGCCCTAAAATAGGaacttaatacaaatattacccAGGTGTACAGCGAAGTGGTGACAAAGCTGAAGAAGGCTTTCGCGGGCGTGGTCAGCAAGATCGGCGACCCTCTGCTGCCGGAGACCCTCATCGGGCCGCTGCACTCGCCGGCCGCGCTGGAGGCCTACTCCCGGACAGTGGCCGCGGCGGTCAAGCAAGGAGGGAAGATCGAGTTCGGTGGAAAGGTGAGGgtacaaatataatacaataatttattcgcATGATTTACATAGATATTACGTGAATACAAGAACaaaattcttaaattaattgatgataatgataCGTGAATACAAATGAACctgcaaatattaataactagatgttgcctggggctttgctcccgtgggaattttgagataaaatatagcctatagcaattatggataatgtacctttttaatggtgaaaggtTTGAgaattacccgcctcaaacacacaaactcaaCTCACATACgctcataataatagtatagataaaaaaacacGATGAAAAAATCATGATTACATTGGAAATGCAATGGCGGTCTTATCCAGGAcgggatctcttccagtcaaacGAGTATCTgaaaggaaatataaaaaaaacggtCGTGTATCAATACCATACCACACAGATATTTTACACATTGTTCttttcatagtaaaatttaaataatttactcgCTACACCAGGTGATCTCTCGCGAGGGCTACTTCGTGGAGCCCACCATCATCACGGGGCTCCCCCACGACTCCGCGCTCGTGAGGTCGGAGTGCTTCGCGCCCATCGTGTACTGCCTCGAGGTCCCCGACCTCGACACCGGCATCCGGTACAACAACGAGGTCGACCAGGGCCTCTCGTCTAGCCTCTTCACGGAGAACCTCGGAGATATCTTCAAGGTATTTAAACGGTTCCCATGTTTTATTGCTCATAATGACAAAACTCTCGCAAACTAAACCAAACGAAACGctaattagatttaaaatatacctatctatCAAACTCGAACTCTCGCTCTCGCCTTTAGCCACCAGTACAGCGGCGATAGCAATATGTTTTCCTAAATACCCATTTCGCAAAAATTGGATCGCTAAAATCTAGTCTACCTTAGAGCCacttttattccaaaaatcaACATTGTTCCTATGCCTAACAACCGATCAAAAACGTAGATTTAGagataagtattatttttctaagatCAATTACATTGTCTGTAAGTAAAGTAAttatcttatataaataatagtagtatGCGTTATGAACAAAGATTTTGAGATTTTAATACAATGAGGCAACATGCATCAGCAGCAGGCATCTGTAACGTAAAACGTTGAATAAAACACCGGCGCTATAAGATTTCGAGAAAAGTTCATATAATTCAGTGCTACATTAGGCGACTTACAAGTCCCGCTACActtcaaatttttttcacctcacaatttgaatgtaaacaacaatatttgtCAGTGGATCGGCCCTCACGGCTCGGACTGCGGCATCGTGAACATCAACATCCCCACCAACGGCGCGGAGGTGGGCGGAGCCTTCGGCGGGGAGAAGGCCACGGGCGGAGGCCGAGAGTGCGGCTCAGACTCATGGAAGGCGTACATGAGAAGATCCACTGTCACCATCAACTATTCTGGCACTATTAAGTTAGCACAAAACATCAAGTTTGGAGACGAatagtttatatattgtataatatatatacattatatacattgAAGAAATCTATAAGGGTCTcgaatcaaatcatttattcagaagaccttcacaggcactttttctcgtaaatttttataatgattattttataatgatattttcgATTAATGCTTCATGTATCTGTGGAGCGGTTTAAATCCATGGCTTATCTATAAATTAAACCTTATATGGATATTAATAACGCGTTTACGTTAATGttcttaaaatgttgatattattattatatacctcTTTTTTCAGTTTGTTATGAAACACTGGTTTTAAATGTTATCGACATGTATGTTAAGCGTAATTTTTAGGAtaaggtatattattatgtgtaaaaaattgttttgactGGTCACTGtgaatcataaataaaacatttgattattataaacttattttaattacagttGTCCCAAGAATACAttcatatatacatttaaggAACGAGGTAAGTGCTTATTACAGGAGTAAATCATATAATAGAATGCATCGGTTTCACAAAAGACAAGAAAGAAGTTTATACtgataatttttcaaaatattgttgtcaGTAAAGTTGCTTAGGCCGTCAGTCTTATTTAACCATgcaatcaaaaatattgagCATAGAATAAGTACCATTATActgattaaaacaaaaatctaaatataatgatttcaTTTGCAATAAAGTTAGTATACACAATATGATCagtttaataattcatatgtTCAATAACTAAGTATTGGAAGTTCCAATAAATCGTTAAAAATTCTGGAAACTAGTGGATTTCTCGAAAAATTGGTCTCATGATCACCTTACCAAATTGCAAAGCCGCCCCAAGTGGAAACATGCTTCTCCTAATTTAAAGGATGGTAATAttgttcttaaaaaaaatatgaatactcCACCTTTGGAATGGCCAATAATGTACGAGTagctgaaattattttaataataatattgatttaaggttcatttatatttatcaataggTTTTGGACTCCAGCTACTGAACACCTGATTATAAGGACAAGTTGATTACCTACCACCAAATCACCGAATACTTTAAACGTttctatttgttatatattgtcTAATGTCGTTGTCGTCACGACGGATGGCATATCCTCCAGAGATCGACGGCGATGTCCCGCGACTGTTGCTTGTGGAACCTGTACGTGGCGGGGAGATCGTAGCGCAGTTCTGCTATTACGCTGCCTCTCACCCCCCATTCCTTCACTTTTTTCTGTATGTGTGACCTGAGAATATAGTGTACTAACTTTAATCCCACAGATAATGTACTTTATAcaataaggattttttttataaaaacttgaatatttatatcatttcgTTGAATAATGtaagaacaaaaaaacatcGAATAACTTACCTTGTGGATGATTTGTGTAAAGAATAAACACTATCACAGCTAAGATCAAGCCCTTTTCGCAGGAACTTCATATCCATTCCtgcattatttttagtacCAAATGGAGGATTCATTAGCACCGTGTCATAGCAGTTTTGTAATCTGGCAAGGAAATTGTACTGCAATTTTACATCAACACTTGATATATTCATTTCAAGAACAGATATTAAACAAAGCAAtagttaataagtttttaataaataagtcaaAGACAAATCTTCATTTGGAATCTATATGGAATATTAATGGTTTAATAGCAGTGAAATTATCTGTCATAATTATGTctcaaagttaaaaatatggctaaaaatgtacaaaactgCCAACAGCTTTTATCTGTTTGGCTCAAAGTTTTGACTGACAGCCACAGACCTAAGTGGTCTGTGCTGACAGCAAATGACTGGTGTTAAGACATTAGGTCCACTTATTGTTATCTTGTCATTAAATGGCATTAAGTccacttatttaatttgtgcaataaagattaaataaactaCTTGGCCCTTGGTTCACATTACAAATTCACATTTAAATTGTGAACCAGGAAACTTTACCTACAGAAACTTACCTACAAAAGCCTGTATTCAGAAAGTCACATTGCAGGACATCAACATTTGCAATTTCCATGTCAGCCACATTCTCAGTGAAAACTTCTAAAGCATCATCATCAATGTCTACAGCAGTGACAGCTCCGGCTCCTAACATGGCCGCTCCAAGACCAAGCCTACCAGGCCCACAACCCGCATCtagtattaatttgttttcaattcCATCATACTGTGTCTGAAAATTAagattataacaaataattgctaaatataacattaaggaaatttaatattataataaaatcatcgGGGACCTTGCCCAACACTTAAACAGGTTATAATAAGAAAGATAATATTTCCTCACACAGAAAGGGTGCAAATAACAGGTATGTGGTAAATATTAGGCCCCAAGAGAAGGAGAATATGAACATCtacattcatattatattgtacCTGTATTGTGTATAAAGCGACAGCTGCAATATGAGCTGGAGTTTCATATTGttctaactttatttttggCTCTGAGAATCCTTTCAGATCTTGTAAATAGCCCTCTAAGGTCTTCAACTTCACAACAGCACCCATTACTTGTTATCAAACCTGGGCAACACAGGCAGGATCTGGTTACCGAATGAGGAGTCTTGGGAGACAAAGAAGCCACAGGATGTGGCGTTCGCGTGCTGTAAAGCAGCTCGATGGCTTGTGTTAACTATATTTGCTTCAGGTAATTGTGGAAATCCCTGAAAATACAATTGAAGGAGTTAATAGATTTTATGGCTCACATTATATgagtaaacatttaaataaacatttttctacaagaaaaagttatttttaagaaacacattttatgattgataattaaacatacttgaaaatttaaacCATACTAATATCAATATGATCGGCTGAATATGTGAACGTGAGTGTGTAAGGATGTTTCTTACTCAATCTGGCAAACTCCACTGGACTTCTATGACATGTGGTATATGGTTAGAATACAATCAGGAAtagaacatagggtactttttatctatactatggGAATAAAACCCTGGGGCTCAGctagcaaaatataaattgtaaaatgtattaaaaaaatattacacattgTATGATATAAAGATCACACTCACAGCAGTAGCAGAAACTGGTGGAATGGAGCACATAGGCAGCTGATTGACAGGGCTCGGCTGGCTGAGCGAAATGGATGTGGCGGTCAGCGGGGCGACGGCCTGCTTTAACAGCATTTGCTTTTTCAGTTGCAACTCTTCCAATATCTTTCTATTTGTGAGTTCTgtgaacaatataaaattcaacttAGTAGCAGTACAGGAAATCTTAAATGAGCGATAAGTCAATATCGTACCTCTTTGAGCGTTGGGCTGAGGAAACGCCATCTAATCTATATATTAATCGAAAGAGTTTAGGATAATCATGAACAATGCTTGACCACAAGAATTTTATACAGATGGTACGCGGGATATAGTAAGCGCTCATTTATTCGCGAATTGTAACTCCGTTCACTGTGATCCtcaattatacaatattaaaatggtgaaaaaacttttgtacaatcgtacaaataaataacctaACCTCGTCGACACAATCACAAtccaaaaatcaacaaattattCAAGAAAGGAAatatcaatgtcaaaaaacCTGCCTTACTTTTCATTTTGGTTAGCTATGTTGGCTATTGTGAATTTTGCGATAGTGACGCGGCTTATCGGTTCGCTAccggtttttattttagtaaaacaaaaggtacctacctacctaaccAAAGTATCATATATGATGCCATTTTTAACCGATATAAAAATAGGTGATGTATTCGCTTGCGTTtagttaggtatttattgtaaagtaatttaaaaataacgataACGATAAGGTACGATATactgcaaaaaataatttagttttattttagtgattATTCCATCCACATTAATGTTGCGTCCATACTTCGCACGAAGCCTTAATAGGCTGCGCTAAGCTTACTGCGAACTGTCGTCTACTTCTCACGAATTTATAGAAACACGTTTTCTCACGAATTACTGCTATCAAGTAGTAATTCGTGAGAAAAAGGAATCAAACTATTCTACTAATTACTTAGGACATCTGTaacatttgatttgaaaataaatgacttGTGAAATCTTGTGGTCGTCTCATTCGCTTGCTATAATAACGAAAGGGTGCACACTGCACAATAGTTTGTAGTGGCAGTAGGCCAATCCAAACTTGACAGTGTTCGAGGTAAATGTGGCCACAGCATTTAGGAGTCTTTAATGTTTGGTTtatcatttacataattattatttatttaagcaatGCCTAGGTAAGCCATTGGTTTGTTATTTTGTGCACAACTGTACATACGTGAGTGAAGCATGGATCTGGAATCTGGACCAAAATACCGATCATATAATACTTACAGTAGTACTAGTACACTGTCCGcattcatatataataataatagtgtgaTGGGATCTAACATCATAAAcagcatattttatataaaagcatttattttaaaacaatgtaggtaataatatactttCTGATTCTTGGCAAAACAGTCTCACATAAGCAAGTCAACATTTGGCCTCTCTTAAGAATTAACATAAGACTAACATGCGCTGCCAATAACTCACAAatcaaaaactgaaaaatctgataaatagtattataaaagaacataatatacaattattctCATAATTCTATCTCTCAGTTAGCATTGCATCTTGATTGAGCAATCTTagattaatttgtatattaacgtaaattattctaaataaaaaggGAACATTATCATTACTAGAATTGActcacaatatattatatcagcattatattaaaaaaaaggttctagtgtatgtacctaattaacaGTTTTCACAGATGCAGACATTACAGTCCACAATGAGTTTGTggttaaattgataaaatttgaataaatgcacaacaaaaatataatttccgtTGCCTTCGTCTTTtaagtattacaaaaatatttatattaacaatttagaaataatcataacagattttataaacaatttggAATAATATTGCACAAGCTCAAagctaaaaaataatgattatgtgcatttttataaaatactattaaatataataacaaatcaaCACAACATACCATAATTCTAGATTTCAATGACTCTTAAAATGACACTAAGTTATATGTAATTGAGCAAATGTAAGCACGAGCAAACCTACAGTGCGAAATGCGAGGTAATAAAAGAACAGTTTAGCTTTCACTACCATTCAGTCTTACGAAACAAAACACCAAATgacaattataaatacgaaaaacTTCAAGACTAACACACAGAGGTTTATTTCACTTAACAGAAATAATTCAAGTATAGATTATAAACGCTAAAACGGTTACACAATTGGATTATGCTTTGCTTACATTTGCTTAAACTCATTCGGTAACTTATTTTAACGATTCCACGATTTGCGTACCAtctgtaatttatattacgcACAAAAAAGTTGGAACGTCCACGTAATATAACCATCAAGTGTTGATTTGTCCGAAATAATTTTCACAGCACAGGAACAAACACATTCTggactaaataaaatctgaaaaatgataacaacatttgtttttaaagacTAGCACTTAATTTTGGCACAACGCTGCGCCCGAGAGCGCAGTGGCATCGATgttgttcttttttatattacttagttTTGTATATCTGCTCAGTGAAAATTAACTCTTATATTAGGGTTCCACATAGCTACGACAGACACTAGTATCAGGAAcgaattcattatattttataaatattcaaaatagaaAGCAAAGGCGACTATGCGTTTTAACGATATTTGTGCCCAATGTGTCATGTTCGATGTATcgattaacaatttatttatgaaacccTAAAAACTCAATGATCGTCACGGTCAATGGACAGCTGCCATTACgcaataaaatgcaaaataat
This region includes:
- the Aldh7A1 gene encoding putative aldehyde dehydrogenase family 7 member A1 homolog, giving the protein MSRVLCRGVVYLRLRTVTMARNASFLIEDPKYSFLKELGLEKKNVGVFNGKWQASGEVIQSYSPANGKIIAEVQAASPSDYESCAAAAQDAWHTWAELPAPARGEVVRQIGDALREKLQPLGQLVSLEMGKILPEAIGEVVEYIHVCDLALGLSRTLPGTLLPSERPGHVLIEKWNPLGVVGIITAFNFPVAVFGWNSAIAMVCGDTSVWKPSDTTPLVAVAVTKIVEGVLKKNDIPGAVAALCVGGKDVGRQLVRDKRIKLVSFTGSTAVGQEVGVEVQRRFGRHLLELGGNNAIIVNSDANLDLLLSAALFACAGTAGQRCTTTRRLLIHKKVYSEVVTKLKKAFAGVVSKIGDPLLPETLIGPLHSPAALEAYSRTVAAAVKQGGKIEFGGKVISREGYFVEPTIITGLPHDSALVRSECFAPIVYCLEVPDLDTGIRYNNEVDQGLSSSLFTENLGDIFKWIGPHGSDCGIVNINIPTNGAEVGGAFGGEKATGGGRECGSDSWKAYMRRSTVTINYSGTIKLAQNIKFGDE
- the Mettl5 gene encoding rRNA N6-adenosine-methyltransferase METTL5, producing MGAVVKLKTLEGYLQDLKGFSEPKIKLEQYETPAHIAAVALYTIQTQYDGIENKLILDAGCGPGRLGLGAAMLGAGAVTAVDIDDDALEVFTENVADMEIANVDVLQCDFLNTGFCRLQNCYDTVLMNPPFGTKNNAGMDMKFLRKGLDLSCDSVYSLHKSSTRSHIQKKVKEWGVRGSVIAELRYDLPATYRFHKQQSRDIAVDLWRICHPS
- the LOC128683505 gene encoding SOSS complex subunit C homolog B; translation: MAFPQPNAQRELTNRKILEELQLKKQMLLKQAVAPLTATSISLSQPSPVNQLPMCSIPPVSATAGFPQLPEANIVNTSHRAALQHANATSCGFFVSQDSSFGNQILPVLPRFDNK